Proteins encoded within one genomic window of Raineyella fluvialis:
- a CDS encoding glycoside hydrolase family 78 protein: MNVTGLRAEYTPDALGLGTTIPRLSWQITDAPTGWAQASATIEITDATGTPATFTAEGPDQVLVAWPGIPLASRERRTIRVRTTGADGSASDWSEPLAVEAGLLDSSDWTARLVHPAPDAAGPTPHPAMLLRREITLRETPVSARLYLTAQGLFEAELNGRRLGDVELAPGWTSYHHRLQYLTFDVTDQLTAGPNVLGAWLADGWYRGYVGFDGGVRNLYGDRTGLLAQLEVTYADGSAQTVSTDESWRSTPSPITATGLYEGETYDARALPAGWSGPGFDDTRWGGVTLGELDTATLVAPLGPPVRCTDELPVLEVITTPSGRTILDFGQNASGRLRIRVTGRAGDVVTVRHAEVLENGELGVRPLRRAAATDRYVLTGDSEEVWEPRFTIHGFRYAEIDGWPEEAGPLAESITYRVLHSDLERTGWWSSSDELLNRLHENVLWGLRSNFVSIPTDCPQRDERLGWTGDIGVFAPTASYLYDTAGFLGGWLHDLAAEQADFGGMTPIYVPYLTLGFPNMPLAAWGDAATLVPWAVYQRCGDHEVLARQFDSMTSWVDLVAQRAGESLIWDGDVQLGDWLDPTAPPDNPAEARTAPELVATAYFALSARITGRAAEVLGRTELARHYTELSERVAEAFRHEFTTPHGRLASDSQTAYAVALEFDLLTEPEARRRAADHLAEIVVANNHRVGTGFVGTPLICDALANNGHLDTAYHLLTNDACPSWLYTVSMGATTMWERWDSMLPDGSINPGDMTSFNHYALGAVADFLHRVLGGLEPVAPGYRRVRIAPRPGAGLTCASATHRSPYGEVAVSWRREGEQLTLDVTVPVGVTAVIDLPELATEVGHGQHSFTTHYRAPEADPPRPPAMSLFERAMAAAREATGATLA; this comes from the coding sequence ATGAACGTCACCGGCCTCCGCGCTGAGTACACCCCCGACGCCCTCGGTCTGGGCACGACCATACCCCGGCTGTCCTGGCAGATCACCGACGCACCCACCGGCTGGGCCCAGGCCTCCGCCACGATCGAGATCACCGACGCCACCGGAACGCCGGCGACGTTCACCGCCGAGGGGCCCGACCAGGTCCTGGTGGCCTGGCCGGGCATCCCGCTCGCCTCCCGAGAGCGTCGTACGATCCGGGTCCGGACGACGGGTGCGGATGGCAGCGCCTCCGACTGGAGCGAACCCCTCGCGGTCGAGGCGGGCCTGCTGGACAGCAGCGACTGGACCGCCCGGCTCGTCCACCCCGCACCCGATGCCGCCGGCCCGACCCCGCACCCGGCGATGCTGCTCCGCCGCGAGATCACCCTCCGCGAGACTCCCGTCTCCGCCCGCCTCTACCTCACCGCCCAGGGCCTGTTCGAGGCCGAACTCAACGGCCGCCGCCTCGGCGACGTCGAACTCGCCCCGGGCTGGACCAGCTACCACCACCGCCTCCAGTACCTGACGTTCGACGTCACCGACCAGCTCACCGCCGGCCCCAACGTCCTCGGCGCCTGGCTCGCCGACGGGTGGTACCGCGGCTACGTCGGCTTCGACGGCGGCGTCCGCAACCTCTACGGCGACCGCACGGGCCTGCTCGCCCAGCTAGAGGTGACGTACGCCGACGGCTCCGCCCAGACCGTCAGCACCGACGAGTCCTGGCGCAGCACCCCGAGCCCGATCACCGCCACCGGCCTCTACGAAGGCGAGACGTACGACGCCCGGGCCCTGCCCGCCGGCTGGTCCGGCCCCGGCTTCGACGACACCCGCTGGGGTGGCGTCACGCTGGGTGAGCTGGACACCGCTACCCTCGTCGCCCCGCTGGGCCCGCCCGTCCGGTGCACCGACGAGCTCCCGGTCCTCGAGGTCATCACGACACCCTCGGGACGTACGATCCTCGACTTCGGCCAGAACGCCTCCGGCCGCCTGCGGATCCGCGTCACCGGCCGCGCCGGCGACGTCGTGACGGTGCGTCACGCCGAGGTCCTCGAGAACGGCGAACTGGGCGTGCGCCCGCTGCGCCGCGCCGCTGCCACCGACCGCTACGTGCTGACCGGCGACAGCGAGGAGGTCTGGGAACCGCGCTTCACCATCCACGGCTTCCGCTACGCCGAGATCGACGGCTGGCCCGAGGAGGCCGGCCCGCTGGCGGAGTCGATCACCTACCGCGTCCTGCACTCCGACCTCGAGCGCACCGGCTGGTGGTCGAGCAGCGACGAACTCCTCAACCGCCTGCACGAGAACGTCCTGTGGGGCCTGCGCAGCAACTTCGTCAGCATCCCCACCGACTGCCCGCAGCGCGACGAGCGCCTCGGCTGGACGGGCGACATCGGCGTCTTCGCCCCCACCGCGAGCTACCTCTACGACACCGCCGGCTTCCTCGGCGGCTGGCTGCACGACCTGGCGGCCGAACAGGCCGACTTCGGCGGGATGACGCCCATCTACGTCCCCTACCTGACCCTCGGCTTCCCGAACATGCCGCTGGCCGCCTGGGGCGACGCCGCCACCCTGGTGCCGTGGGCCGTCTACCAACGGTGCGGCGACCACGAGGTGCTGGCCCGGCAGTTCGACAGCATGACCTCCTGGGTGGACCTCGTGGCCCAGCGCGCCGGGGAGTCCCTGATCTGGGACGGCGACGTACAGCTCGGCGATTGGCTCGACCCGACAGCCCCGCCGGACAACCCCGCCGAGGCCCGTACCGCCCCCGAACTCGTCGCCACCGCCTACTTCGCCCTGTCGGCGCGGATCACCGGCCGGGCGGCCGAGGTCCTGGGACGCACCGAGCTGGCCCGGCACTACACGGAGCTGTCGGAGCGGGTGGCCGAGGCGTTCCGCCACGAGTTCACGACTCCCCACGGCCGGCTCGCCAGCGACAGCCAGACCGCGTACGCGGTGGCCCTGGAGTTCGACCTGCTGACCGAGCCCGAGGCTCGTCGACGCGCCGCGGACCATCTGGCCGAGATCGTCGTGGCGAACAACCACCGCGTCGGCACCGGTTTCGTCGGCACCCCGCTGATCTGCGATGCCCTGGCGAACAACGGCCACCTCGACACCGCCTACCACCTGCTCACCAACGACGCCTGCCCGTCGTGGCTCTACACCGTGAGCATGGGCGCGACGACGATGTGGGAACGCTGGGACTCGATGCTCCCCGACGGGTCGATCAACCCGGGCGACATGACCTCGTTCAACCACTACGCCCTCGGTGCCGTGGCCGACTTCCTGCACCGCGTCCTCGGCGGGCTGGAGCCCGTGGCGCCGGGCTACCGCCGGGTCCGGATCGCCCCGCGGCCGGGCGCCGGCCTGACCTGCGCGAGCGCCACCCACCGGTCACCGTACGGAGAGGTGGCGGTCAGCTGGCGTCGCGAGGGCGAACAGCTCACCCTCGACGTCACCGTCCCGGTCGGCGTCACCGCGGTGATCGACCTGCCGGAGCTCGCGACCGAGGTCGGCCACGGCCAGCACAGCTTCACCACGCACTACCGCGCCCCGGAGGCCGACCCGCCCCGCCCGCCCGCGATGTCCCTCTTCGAGCGCGCCATGGCTGCCGCCCGTGAGGCCACCGGCGCGACCCTCGCCTGA
- the ppgK gene encoding polyphosphate--glucose phosphotransferase, whose amino-acid sequence MAALVDLIETPTIPVSQPVPVVPRTSSALGIDIGGSGIKGAVVDVRRGEYASDFLQIPTPSPSTPRNVAEVVAQIAERLSAELGDGPVGVTIPAIVRHGVTCSAANIDSSWIDAPAQQTFQLALGREVTLVNDADAAGVAEVTYGAARNASGMVIVTTLGTGIGSALIHDGVLIPNTELGHLELDGLDAEVLAAASARARENLSFEAYVPRLQRYFGALDFLFSPDLIVVGGGVSEHSEKFLPQLRLNCPVVPAALQNSAGIIGAARMAGVATASTLGHRWAP is encoded by the coding sequence ATGGCCGCACTGGTCGACCTCATCGAGACCCCGACGATTCCCGTCTCCCAGCCCGTCCCCGTTGTCCCGAGGACCTCGTCCGCCCTCGGCATCGATATCGGCGGCTCGGGGATCAAGGGTGCCGTGGTGGACGTACGGCGCGGAGAGTACGCGTCGGACTTCCTGCAGATCCCGACCCCGTCGCCGTCCACGCCGCGCAACGTCGCCGAGGTCGTGGCGCAGATCGCCGAGCGCCTCTCCGCGGAGTTGGGTGACGGGCCCGTCGGGGTGACGATCCCGGCGATCGTACGGCACGGTGTCACCTGCTCTGCCGCGAACATCGACAGCTCCTGGATCGACGCACCGGCCCAGCAGACCTTCCAACTGGCGCTGGGGCGAGAGGTGACCCTGGTCAACGACGCCGACGCCGCGGGTGTGGCCGAGGTGACCTACGGCGCGGCGAGGAACGCGTCCGGCATGGTCATCGTGACCACTCTGGGCACCGGCATCGGCAGCGCACTGATCCACGACGGCGTCCTCATCCCGAACACCGAGCTGGGCCACCTCGAACTCGACGGCCTGGACGCCGAAGTCCTCGCCGCAGCCTCTGCCCGTGCCCGGGAGAACCTGAGCTTCGAGGCGTACGTGCCGCGGCTGCAGCGGTACTTCGGGGCGCTGGACTTCCTCTTCTCGCCCGACCTGATCGTCGTGGGTGGCGGGGTGAGTGAGCACAGCGAGAAGTTCCTGCCGCAGTTGCGCCTGAACTGCCCGGTGGTGCCGGCGGCCCTGCAGAACTCCGCGGGAATCATCGGGGCGGCGCGGATGGCGGGGGTGGCCACGGCGTCCACGCTAGGTCACCGCTGGGCCCCGTGA
- a CDS encoding LacI family DNA-binding transcriptional regulator, giving the protein MTSPSAGRPSVKDVAERAGVSVGTVSHVLNHPDRVSDATLQRVRTAIDDLGFIPSGAARHLRQGTSQAVGLVVADIANPYYIEAARAVEDSLVQRGMAMMMSSTDGDPERERRILEMLAAQQVRGIILTPSERSPENLALVRRRGIPTVLLDGGSSRSAFSTVGVDDVAGGRMAVAHLLASGHRSIAVISGPLEVRQAADRWEGARQAVRDAGLNPRTTLVHLVADSFSAEAGAEAMSLLLEGPVRPTAAFTVNDVMAIGAMRTLRREGLRIPEEMALVGYDDIPVAAELITPLTTVRQPMASLGRRAAELLLEGRGVEHVLFRPHLAVRASAP; this is encoded by the coding sequence ATGACGTCACCGAGTGCCGGACGCCCCTCGGTGAAGGACGTGGCCGAACGCGCGGGTGTATCGGTCGGCACGGTCTCCCACGTGCTCAACCACCCCGATCGGGTCAGTGACGCCACACTCCAGCGTGTCCGTACGGCGATCGACGACCTGGGCTTCATTCCGTCGGGGGCCGCCCGGCACCTGCGGCAGGGCACCTCTCAGGCCGTCGGACTCGTCGTGGCCGACATCGCCAACCCGTACTACATCGAGGCTGCCCGGGCGGTGGAGGACAGCCTGGTCCAGCGGGGGATGGCGATGATGATGAGTTCCACCGATGGCGACCCCGAACGAGAGCGGCGCATCCTCGAGATGCTCGCCGCCCAGCAGGTGCGCGGGATCATCCTGACCCCCTCGGAGCGAAGCCCGGAGAACCTGGCACTCGTCCGCCGCCGAGGCATCCCCACGGTTCTGCTCGACGGAGGGTCGAGCCGCTCCGCGTTCTCCACGGTGGGCGTCGACGACGTCGCCGGCGGACGGATGGCGGTGGCGCACCTGCTGGCCTCCGGCCACCGCTCGATCGCGGTCATCTCCGGCCCCCTCGAGGTGCGACAGGCCGCGGATCGATGGGAGGGCGCGCGTCAGGCCGTACGCGATGCGGGGCTCAACCCCAGGACGACGCTCGTCCATCTCGTGGCCGACTCGTTCAGCGCCGAGGCCGGAGCCGAGGCAATGTCCCTGCTCCTGGAGGGGCCGGTGCGCCCCACCGCCGCCTTCACCGTCAACGACGTGATGGCCATCGGCGCGATGCGGACGCTGCGCCGGGAGGGACTCCGCATCCCCGAGGAGATGGCGCTGGTCGGCTACGACGACATCCCCGTCGCCGCCGAACTCATCACCCCGTTGACGACCGTACGGCAACCGATGGCCAGCCTCGGACGGCGTGCGGCCGAACTGCTCCTCGAGGGCCGGGGCGTCGAGCACGTGCTCTTCCGGCCCCACCTCGCGGTGCGCGCCTCCGCCCCGTAG
- a CDS encoding L,D-transpeptidase: MRRRRLFTLLAAVALLPLGQVPSAEAATSTTATITWRSDCYKGARVLCADQTNNKMAYFKNGVLVYELDARFGPTGSVDISPTRNGDFTIFRKVKNDWSTLYNSPMPDAMYFSGGEAVHYSDDFATNGWTDTSHGCINIRDRPALDVIYKEIKLGDPIHIWGTPPPPVI; this comes from the coding sequence GTGCGCCGTCGCCGACTCTTCACTCTGCTGGCCGCTGTGGCGCTGCTACCCCTTGGGCAGGTCCCCTCTGCCGAAGCTGCCACCAGCACGACCGCCACGATCACCTGGCGATCGGACTGCTACAAAGGCGCTCGCGTGCTGTGTGCCGACCAGACCAACAACAAGATGGCGTACTTCAAGAATGGGGTGCTGGTCTACGAGCTCGATGCGCGGTTCGGGCCGACCGGCTCAGTCGACATCAGTCCGACCCGCAACGGCGACTTCACCATCTTCCGCAAGGTCAAGAACGACTGGTCGACGCTCTACAACTCCCCCATGCCGGACGCGATGTACTTCTCTGGGGGGGAGGCCGTCCACTACTCCGACGATTTCGCCACGAACGGCTGGACCGACACCAGCCATGGCTGCATCAACATCCGTGACCGCCCCGCCTTGGACGTCATCTACAAGGAGATCAAGCTGGGAGACCCGATCCACATCTGGGGCACTCCCCCACCACCGGTGATCTGA
- a CDS encoding LacI family DNA-binding transcriptional regulator, with the protein MAGARSNRGPLLRDVAQRAGVSVGTVSNVLNNPEKVSPETLTRVQAAITELGFVPNAAARQLRAGRSASVGLLVLDVRNPFFTDLAAGVEEAAIDSGLAVILATSSGRPDREAMYLERFEQSRVDGVLVTPVGSSVEPLVALRDRGTPVILLDRLTQTPGFSSIAVDDAEGGRLGGQHLVDIGCRHIAFVGGPRTLEQVRNRAAGARRVAEAAGVDLTEILTTDMSADEGHRVGTEIAALPPDERPDGIFAGNDLIALAVLQALLSAGIRVPEEVAVLGYDDIPFAALATVPLSSIRQPSHLMGQRAMALLTAHLRGDTAHSDHEVFTPELIVRGTTAGHRRDDA; encoded by the coding sequence ATGGCCGGCGCCCGATCGAACCGAGGGCCCCTGCTGCGGGACGTCGCCCAACGGGCGGGCGTGTCCGTCGGCACCGTGTCGAACGTGCTCAACAACCCCGAGAAGGTCTCCCCCGAGACGCTGACACGGGTCCAGGCGGCGATCACCGAACTCGGCTTCGTCCCGAACGCCGCCGCCCGTCAGCTCCGGGCCGGTCGCAGCGCGTCCGTCGGTCTGCTCGTCCTCGACGTCCGCAACCCGTTCTTCACCGACCTCGCGGCCGGTGTCGAGGAGGCGGCGATCGACAGCGGGCTGGCCGTGATCCTCGCCACCAGCTCCGGGCGACCCGACCGCGAGGCGATGTACCTGGAGCGGTTCGAGCAGAGTCGCGTCGACGGCGTGCTGGTCACTCCCGTCGGTTCCTCGGTCGAGCCGCTCGTCGCGCTGCGTGACCGTGGCACCCCCGTCATCCTGCTCGACCGGCTCACGCAGACGCCCGGCTTCAGCTCGATCGCCGTGGACGACGCGGAGGGTGGCCGGCTGGGCGGTCAGCACCTGGTCGACATCGGGTGCCGCCACATCGCCTTCGTCGGGGGCCCCCGGACCCTCGAGCAGGTCCGCAACCGAGCCGCCGGCGCCCGCAGGGTCGCCGAGGCCGCCGGCGTGGACCTCACCGAGATCCTCACCACCGACATGTCCGCCGACGAGGGACACCGCGTCGGCACCGAGATCGCCGCCCTACCCCCGGACGAGAGGCCCGACGGCATCTTCGCCGGCAACGACCTGATCGCTCTGGCAGTCCTCCAGGCCCTGCTCAGCGCCGGGATCCGGGTCCCGGAGGAGGTGGCCGTCCTCGGCTACGACGACATCCCGTTCGCCGCCCTGGCCACCGTCCCCCTGTCCTCGATCCGCCAGCCCAGCCACCTGATGGGGCAACGGGCCATGGCGCTGCTCACCGCCCATCTCCGCGGCGACACCGCGCACTCCGACCACGAGGTGTTCACCCCCGAGTTGATCGTCCGGGGGACAACGGCGGGTCACCGGCGAGACGACGCATGA
- a CDS encoding MFS transporter — protein sequence MRIPKNAWKVAVLAGMASYLDAGVLVTNGGALVLYKGLGVTNQHISQLSAILTFLFAFGALFGGRLGDRFGRRKVFTATMIGLAAGIAIMAFAPSIAFLYVGIPILGFSIGADLPVSMSMIAEEAPEGAKGKLVAFSHVLWMVAIGTVSLVQVFAGGLGVLGGRIMWIHLLIVAVVVLVLRSTMPESSEWQRAHDRAVRSATSAQGGEIKAVTLKQLFSKPFIFPLVGLALFYGIVNLSANTGGQFATLLYTEFAGMSVSQAGLVGVVGLAVGVGMSLVFMRVIDTKYRYAAFAIGAVIYTFSQALPLIFGVHAWTLIGWQLLGGVGGLVAGEPMWKIWSQELFPTLLRSSGQGFTTFFTRILAALMALITASLMATGPATLFIILTVAVAFTSVLGWFWLRRMPKGEDVEAALEAGATPEQAFQLK from the coding sequence GTGCGTATCCCCAAGAACGCGTGGAAGGTCGCCGTCCTCGCGGGCATGGCGTCCTACCTCGACGCCGGCGTCCTCGTCACGAACGGCGGCGCGCTGGTCCTCTACAAGGGCCTCGGCGTCACCAACCAGCACATCAGCCAGCTGTCGGCGATCCTGACCTTCCTCTTCGCCTTCGGAGCGCTTTTCGGCGGGCGACTGGGTGACCGCTTCGGCCGCCGGAAGGTCTTCACCGCCACGATGATCGGCCTCGCGGCCGGCATCGCGATCATGGCCTTCGCCCCGAGCATCGCCTTCCTCTATGTCGGCATCCCGATCCTGGGCTTCTCGATCGGCGCCGACCTCCCCGTCTCGATGTCGATGATCGCCGAGGAGGCCCCGGAGGGCGCCAAGGGCAAGCTCGTCGCGTTCAGCCACGTGCTGTGGATGGTCGCCATCGGGACCGTCTCGCTGGTCCAGGTGTTCGCCGGTGGGCTGGGCGTGCTCGGTGGCCGCATCATGTGGATCCACCTGCTCATCGTCGCCGTCGTCGTGCTGGTCCTCCGCTCGACGATGCCCGAGTCCTCCGAGTGGCAGCGCGCCCACGACCGCGCGGTCCGGTCCGCGACCTCCGCCCAGGGCGGGGAGATCAAGGCCGTCACCCTCAAGCAGCTCTTCTCGAAGCCGTTCATCTTCCCGCTCGTCGGACTCGCCCTCTTCTACGGCATCGTCAACCTGTCCGCGAACACCGGCGGCCAGTTCGCCACCCTCCTCTACACCGAGTTCGCCGGCATGTCTGTCTCCCAGGCCGGTCTGGTGGGCGTCGTCGGCCTGGCCGTCGGCGTCGGCATGTCGCTCGTCTTCATGCGGGTCATCGACACCAAGTACCGCTACGCGGCCTTCGCGATCGGCGCCGTCATCTACACCTTCTCCCAGGCCCTGCCGCTGATCTTCGGCGTGCACGCCTGGACCCTGATCGGCTGGCAGCTGCTCGGTGGCGTCGGCGGCCTGGTGGCCGGTGAGCCGATGTGGAAGATCTGGAGCCAGGAGCTCTTCCCGACCCTGCTGCGCAGCTCGGGCCAGGGCTTCACCACCTTCTTCACCCGCATCCTCGCCGCCCTGATGGCCCTGATCACCGCCTCGCTGATGGCCACCGGCCCGGCGACCCTGTTCATCATCCTCACCGTCGCCGTCGCCTTCACCAGCGTTCTGGGCTGGTTCTGGCTGCGCCGGATGCCCAAGGGCGAGGACGTCGAAGCCGCGCTGGAGGCGGGCGCCACGCCCGAGCAGGCCTTCCAGCTCAAGTGA
- a CDS encoding beta-glucosidase family protein, with amino-acid sequence MNAVNLDTTPDTLDTLDTLRDRVARLTLEQKVALLTGADFWSVGPEPDAGLRRLVVSDGPVGVRGEFWDDRDWSANSPSPSALAATWDPALLDDLGRLMAGEARRKGVDTILAPTVNLHRTPVGGRHFECYSEDPVLSGELGSAWVKGVQAEGVGACVKHFVGNDQETDRMTADCLIDEQTLRELYLAPFEIIEDRARPWAYMAAYNKVNGVTGTESPLIDQVLKGEWGSDALIMSDWTAARSTEASANAGLDLVMPGPAGPWGDALVTAVREGRVPEATIDDKVARLLLLAARCGALDTSNQGVAAPLDPEQVAAAMRRFAAAGFVLVKNDRRASGDGAVLPVSGDVRSIAVVGPNAVHGRTAGGGSASVLPERVVHPAAGIAAALPQAEVRTALGVHSTDRVPSLEAGETDLPDGSGPGLQVEYLDATGAVLAAEQRRYGNFNWIGTFGTDIDDDRVASVRVSTLITARTCGDHRLGASGVGHLVLTLDGEIVADDNVTTRPGADVVEGMMRPPQLLVTRHLDAGETTLLTVEYAAATGGPLDLWVLQVNLEAPHGTDDEEIAAASALARASDATVVVVGTTEEVESEGFDRTSLALPGRQDDLVNAVLDADPDAVIVVNAGAPVEMPWLDRARAVLIVWFPGQQFGEALADVLTGITEPGGRMPTTWGRPGTAIIPQNVPDADGTVTYAEGLTIGYRAYEEQGVQPAVWFGHGMGYTSWVLSEAGATEHGVRVTVTNTGDRPGSTVAQVYLSRPDTAVRRPARWLAAFGRVSLAPGDSRTLDITLPERAFRHWDVDQHHWAVEPGEFRVHVGLSAADTLPALPIVR; translated from the coding sequence ATGAACGCCGTGAACCTCGACACCACTCCCGACACCCTGGACACCCTCGATACCCTCCGTGACCGGGTGGCCCGCCTCACCCTCGAGCAGAAGGTCGCCCTGCTGACCGGCGCCGACTTCTGGTCGGTCGGCCCCGAGCCGGACGCCGGCCTCCGCCGCCTCGTCGTCTCCGACGGTCCCGTCGGGGTCCGCGGCGAGTTCTGGGACGACCGGGACTGGTCCGCCAACTCCCCCTCCCCCAGCGCGCTCGCCGCGACCTGGGACCCCGCCCTGCTCGACGATCTCGGCCGGCTGATGGCCGGCGAGGCGCGCCGCAAGGGCGTCGACACGATCCTCGCGCCGACGGTCAACCTGCACCGTACGCCCGTCGGTGGCCGCCACTTCGAGTGCTACTCGGAGGACCCGGTGCTCTCGGGCGAGCTCGGCAGCGCCTGGGTGAAGGGGGTCCAGGCCGAGGGGGTCGGCGCCTGCGTGAAGCACTTCGTCGGCAACGACCAGGAGACCGACCGGATGACGGCCGACTGCCTGATCGACGAGCAGACACTGCGCGAGCTCTACCTGGCCCCCTTCGAGATCATCGAGGACCGGGCCCGGCCGTGGGCGTACATGGCCGCCTACAACAAGGTCAACGGCGTCACCGGCACCGAGTCCCCGCTGATCGACCAGGTCCTCAAGGGAGAGTGGGGCTCCGACGCGCTGATCATGTCCGACTGGACGGCGGCGCGCTCCACCGAGGCCTCCGCCAATGCGGGTCTCGACCTGGTGATGCCCGGCCCCGCCGGTCCGTGGGGCGACGCCCTCGTGACGGCCGTCCGTGAGGGGCGGGTCCCCGAGGCGACGATCGACGACAAGGTGGCACGCCTCCTGCTGCTCGCCGCCCGCTGCGGAGCCCTCGACACGAGCAATCAGGGCGTCGCGGCCCCGCTCGACCCCGAGCAGGTCGCCGCGGCCATGCGCCGGTTCGCAGCCGCCGGCTTCGTCCTGGTGAAGAACGATCGCCGGGCTTCCGGTGACGGCGCCGTCCTGCCGGTGTCGGGCGACGTACGATCGATCGCCGTCGTCGGCCCCAACGCGGTGCACGGCCGGACCGCAGGCGGAGGATCCGCCTCCGTGCTGCCCGAGCGGGTCGTCCACCCGGCCGCCGGCATCGCCGCGGCCCTCCCCCAGGCGGAGGTGCGCACCGCCCTCGGCGTCCACAGCACCGATCGGGTGCCGAGCCTCGAGGCCGGCGAGACTGATCTCCCCGACGGGTCCGGCCCGGGCCTGCAGGTCGAGTACCTCGACGCGACCGGCGCGGTCCTCGCGGCTGAACAGCGCCGCTACGGCAACTTCAACTGGATCGGCACGTTCGGCACGGACATCGACGACGACCGCGTCGCGTCGGTACGGGTGAGCACCCTCATCACCGCCCGTACGTGCGGCGATCATCGCCTCGGCGCCTCCGGGGTGGGCCATCTGGTGCTGACCCTCGACGGCGAGATCGTCGCCGATGACAACGTCACCACCCGGCCCGGTGCCGACGTGGTCGAGGGGATGATGCGGCCGCCGCAACTCCTCGTCACCCGCCACCTCGACGCCGGCGAGACCACCCTGCTGACCGTCGAATACGCCGCAGCGACCGGTGGACCCCTCGACCTCTGGGTGCTGCAGGTCAATCTGGAGGCCCCGCACGGCACCGACGACGAGGAGATCGCGGCCGCCAGCGCACTGGCCCGGGCCTCCGACGCCACCGTGGTCGTGGTCGGCACCACCGAGGAGGTCGAGTCCGAGGGTTTCGACCGCACCTCGCTAGCCCTCCCCGGCCGCCAGGACGACCTCGTCAACGCCGTCCTCGACGCCGACCCGGACGCCGTGATCGTGGTGAACGCCGGCGCCCCGGTGGAGATGCCGTGGCTCGACCGCGCCAGGGCTGTGCTGATCGTCTGGTTCCCCGGCCAGCAGTTCGGCGAGGCACTCGCGGACGTCCTGACCGGCATCACCGAGCCCGGCGGCCGGATGCCGACGACCTGGGGTCGCCCCGGCACCGCGATCATCCCGCAGAACGTCCCCGACGCCGACGGCACCGTGACGTACGCCGAGGGCCTGACGATCGGCTACCGGGCGTACGAGGAGCAGGGCGTCCAGCCGGCGGTCTGGTTCGGCCACGGGATGGGCTACACCAGTTGGGTCCTGTCGGAGGCCGGCGCAACCGAGCACGGCGTTCGCGTCACGGTGACCAACACCGGCGACCGGCCCGGCTCGACCGTCGCGCAGGTCTACCTGTCCCGCCCCGACACCGCCGTACGTCGTCCCGCGCGCTGGCTGGCCGCCTTCGGGCGCGTCTCCCTGGCACCCGGCGACAGCCGGACGCTCGACATCACCCTGCCCGAGCGGGCGTTCCGGCACTGGGACGTCGACCAGCACCACTGGGCCGTCGAACCGGGCGAGTTCCGGGTGCACGTCGGTCTCTCGGCCGCCGACACCCTGCCGGCACTCCCGATCGTCCGCTGA